A single genomic interval of Rhododendron vialii isolate Sample 1 chromosome 3a, ASM3025357v1 harbors:
- the LOC131319585 gene encoding receptor-like protein EIX2 gives MSRSYGNLSGCAMYNLEMLILRANRFISGYLPDWLGLFKRLKYLDLSANSFSGSIPQSLGTLSALEVLRINVNQLNGTIPVSLGQLSSLMILDISYNQLTGTIPVSLGQLSNLKILDLSSNHLEGVLTEANFANLTILEELSIDSNLLTLKVISDWMPPFQVKSLLMGSCKIGTTGFPQWLRTQKKVSFLDISNASISGTFPQWLDEMPLVTLDLSHNLIGGPIQKLPPTLKTLDLSHNNLIGGPIQKLPPTLKELYLSHNLIGRPIFQKLPPTLKELDLSNNLISGPLPQNISEMVPSLGTLLLAGNLISGLIPCSLWEIPALQDLDLSKNKLFGNLPHFKGWGAPSALRVMRLSSNKLSGILPSSIGNFASLGWLHLNNNSFHGELPSTLRNCTSLMVLDLGENRFSGSIPTWIGDLFYLKVLRLHKNMFIDNIPSQLCQMLFLQIMDFGNNHLTGPIPRCLGKLSGMILYAKGYDERLVHTSMMQGIKGSEREFTSWTLELLVNMDLSMNNLVGSIPKEITNLSGLCGLNLSHNNLIGKIPEKIGGLKSLESLDFSKNQLVGIIPQSISELNFLSRLNLSYNNLSGRIPTGNQLQTFTSSSYLGNSELCGDPLPRKCRGDEKSQPPTATGHGEEHEEDDFEKVWLYVAIMSGYATGLWGFVGVLLLKKSWRHAYFRFVVMVKDKVLLAIALGVARLKNYIDQFGG, from the coding sequence ATGTCAAGAAGCTATGGAAATTTATCTGGATGCGCCATGTATAATTTAGAGATGCTAATTTTAAGAGCTAATCGATTCATCTCCGGTTACTTGCCGGATTGGCTGGGGCTATTCAAGCGTTTAAAATACCTTGATCTTTCAGCGAATTCGTTTAGTGGGTCCATTCCTCAATCGCTGGGGACGTTGTCAGCTTTGGAAGTACTGCGTATTAATGTGAATCAGTTAAATGGAACAATTCCAGTTTCTCTTGGTCAATTATCAAGCCTCATGATCTTAGATATTTCTTACAATCAGTTAACTGGAACCATTCCAGTTTCTCTTGGTCAATTATCAAACCTAAAGATACTGGATCTCTCTTCTAATCACCTAGAAGGAGTTTTAACTGAGGCCAATTTTGCCAATCTCACAATTTTAGAGGAGCTGAGCATAGATTCTAACTTGTTGACATTGAAGGTGATATCTGACTGGATGCCCCCTTTTCAAGTGAAATCATTACTAATGGGTTCTTGCAAAATTGGGACTACTGGTTTCCCTCAGTGGCTTCGAACCCAAAAgaaagtttcttttttggatatttctaaTGCTAGCATATCAGGAACCTTTCCTCAATGGCTAGATGAAATGCCTCTTGTGACCTTGGATCTTTCACATAACCTTATCGGTGGACCGATTCAAAAACTTCCTCCCACTTTAAAGACATTGGATCTTTCCCATAATAACCTTATCGGTGGACCGATTCAAAAACTTCCTCCTACTTTAAAGGAATTGTATCTTTCCCATAACCTTATCGGTCGACCGATATTTCAAAAACTTCCTCCCACTTTAAAGGAATTGGATCTCTCCAATAACTTAATCTCTGGACCTCTTCCACAAAATATCAGTGAGATGGTGCCCAGTTTGGGAACTCTGTTACTAGCCGGTAACTTGATAAGTGGTTTGATACCCTGCTCATTGTGGGAAATTCCAGCTCTACAAGACCTTGATCTCTCCAAAAACAAGCTATTTGGGAATCTTCCCCATTTTAAGGGGTGGGGTGCACCTTCAGCACTACGGGTTATGAGATTATCGTCCAACAAGCTTTCGGGAATTCTTCCTTCCTCGATTGGAAATTTTGCTTCTCTGGGGTGGTTACACTTGAACAACAACAGTTTTCATGGAGAGCTTCCTTCGACATTGAGAAACTGCACAAGTTTAATGGTATTGGATCTTGGTGAGAATAGATTCTCTGGAAGCATACCTACATGGATCGGAGACTTGTTTTATTTGAAAGTTTTGAGACTGCACAAGAATATGTTCATTGATAACATTCCTTCACAATTGTGTCAAATGTTGTTCCTCCAAATCATGGACTTCGGAAATAATCACTTGACGGGACCCATCCCGCGTTGTTTAGGCAAACTCTCTGGCATGATTTTGTATGCCAAGGGTTATGATGAGCGTTTGGTTCACACAAGCATGATGCAAGGCATTAAAGGAAGTGAACGTGAATTCACCAGCTGGACCTTAGAATTACTAGTCAACATGGACCTTTCGATGAACAATCTGGTTGGATCAATCCCGAAAGAGATCACAAATCTTTCTGGGTTGTGCGGGCTTAATCTCTCTCATAACAATCTGATAGGAAAAATCCCAGAGAAAATTGGTGGGTTGAAGTCACTGGAATCTCTTGATTTTTCCAAGAATCAACTTGTGGGGATAATTCCACAAAGCATTTCGGAGTTGAATTTCTTAAGCCGTTTAAACTTGTCATACAACAACTTGTCTGGACGAATTCCAACGGGAAACCAGCTCCAAACTTTTACCTCATCTAGTTACCTTGGCAACAGTGAACTCTGCGGAGATCCATTACCAAGAAAATGTCGCGGTGATGAAAAATCTCAACCTCCGACAGCCACAGGTCACGGGGAAGAACACGAGGAAGATGACTTCGAAAAAGTTTGGTTGTACGTGGCTATAATGAGCGGCTATGCAACGGGGTTATGGGGATTCGTAGGAGTTCTGCTGTTAAAAAAGTCCTGGAGGCACGCTTATTTCCGGTTCGTGGTCATGGTCAAAGACAAGGTACTACTGGCGATTGCGCTCGGAGTTGCTCGACTGAAGAATTACATCGATCAGTTCGGTGGGTGA